The Plasmodium cynomolgi strain B DNA, scaffold: 0020, whole genome shotgun sequence genome has a segment encoding these proteins:
- a CDS encoding hypothetical protein (putative) has protein sequence MCKEWGNSPTDDTYCYFLYYWIGGNVMNMKKTRPDFRTIMNIIYNELKTIRGSMCKCSTVHYDIYEDDFKYSKELFDYSYNYDNMGKMSNGSSRLCEGKYRDYLKKITEAYRVIQEVCEEGDDPECKKIERKYKPYFNGKVLNFE, from the coding sequence ATGTGCAAAGAGTGGGGGAACAGTCCAACCGACGACACGTATTGCTATTTCCTATATTATTGGATAGGTGGTAATGTAATGAACATGAAAAAGACCAGACCTGATTTTAGAACGATcatgaatataatttataatgaaCTGAAGACGATAAGGGGGTCTATGTGTAAGTGTAGTACTGTACACTATGATATTTATGAAGACGACTTCAAGTATAGTAAGGAGCTATTTGATTATTCCTATAATTATGATAATATGGGAAAAATGTCAAATGGCTCGAGCAGACTTTGTGAGGGAAAATATAGAGATTatctgaaaaaaattactgaaGCATATAGGGTGATACAGGAGGTCTGTGAAGAAGGTGATGATCCAGAATGTAAGAAAATTGAAAGGAAGTATAAGCCTTATTTTAATGGCAAGGTGCTAAACTTCGAAT